One bacterium genomic window, TGCAGCGGCACGTGCGAATTGTCCGTCAGCGAGAAGTGCTGGTGATCGACGCGTCCGGCGAGGACGTCGAGGAGTTCGGTCAACTCGCTTCGCACCTGGGGGTGTCTCCAGAGGAGATCTAGTCCCTCACGAAGTGTCTGCCTTTTTGATAAGGCCTGATCACAGACTGAGGCTACGAGCATCCGAGCTAATCGTGAGCGACTCGAACCAGGATCGGACACATTCGGCGGCGCTGAAGCCGCAAGGATCTCTCGATAGCCGTCCAAGCGGACCGCATCGTCTATGTGGAGCAGGCGCCCGCAGGCCCTCCGAAGCACAGGTTCTTCCGGACCATTTGCCAACACCGAAAGACCGGCGGCCTCTTTCAAGTCTGACCATCCTCTCCTGTCGCCGTAAACGTCTTCCAGATCCAGTCCCGACTCATCGAGAAAGCCCGAGAGCGATTCCACTCCTTTATCGGCAATCTGTTTGAGTTCCACCGCCTTTGCAGTCCACTTCTCCGGAACTGCTCCCTTGATGCTTCGCAGAACAATGTCGCGTGCCTTGCGCTCGAGCTCCATATGACAGCCGGCAGGAAGAAACGGGAATCCCCCCTCAACTTGCTTCTGGACGTCCTTTCGTGTTCCGCCTAGGAGTGCCCGAAGTCGGCGGTCAAATCGAAACTCCCGGCGATGTTGGCCGATGAAGTCGAGCACGAGGCACACGTACTTATCCTTCGACTTTCGGAGACCGCGGCCGAGCTGCTGCAAGAACAGCGTCGGACTATCTGTGGGCCGCAAGAGCAGCAGAGTGTCGACGTCGGGTAGGTCGATACCTTCGTTGAATAGATCGACCGAGAACAAGATTCGGATCTCGCCTCGTCTCAGATCCTTCAGAGCTTGTTGTCTTTCGTTCTGCGGGCTGTCTCCCCAAACAGCAGCGGATGGGACGCCAAGCTCATTGAAGACACGCGACATGAATCTCGCATGGTCTACGCTGACGCAGAAGCCGAGCGCTCGCATTTCCGACAGATCATCAACGCGTTGCGAAAGTTGGTCGAGGACAAGCCGAGCCCAGATGTCGTTTCCGGTGTAGACGTTTGACAATCCGTCCAGATCGTATCCACGCCCTCGCTTCCACGGAACCTGTGTCAGGTCGACTCCATCGTGCACTCCGTAGTAGACGAACGGCACTAGACGGTGCTGATCAATGGCGTCCCAGAGCCGAAGCTCGGCTGCGATCCTGCCGTCGAACCAGTCGAGGATCGGAAGGCCATCTGCTCGCTCTGGAGTCGCGGTAAGCCCCAGGAGTTCTACCGGTGCGACGTGTTCCAGAAGTGTCTTGTAGGACTTGGCAGCGGCATGATGGAACTCGTCAACCACAACTACGTCGAAGTGGTCCGGTTTGACGTTACCGAGCCCTGTTCGCGTCAGGCTTTGGATGGAGGCAAAGACGTTCTCCCATTGTGACGGAACCTTGCCTCCAACCCAGAGTTCGCCGAATTCCTGGTCTCGCAGCACCTGAGCATAGGTCGCCATACTCTGCGACAAGATCTCCTCTCTGTGCGCAACGAAAAGAAGCCGCGCCCGCTTCATTCTCTTGCGAAGTCCAGCGTAGTCGATGGCAGCCATCACCGTCTTGCCCGTTCCCGTAGCGCTGACGAGGAGGTTGCGATGGCGGCCCGCCTCCCGCGCCACCTCGATCTGTTCTAACAGCCGCTCCTGAAAGGGATAGGGCCGTACTTCTAACGGCGATAGCAGCGGCCTTTTTGGCCCATCCCGTGTCGCCGTCTGCCGATCGAACTCCGAGGAAGAGAAGGGTTCAAAGTCGCCTCCTTCCCAATAGGCTTCGAAGACGGCGCCAATCTTCTCGATGACTCCCGGGTTGCGGACTCCCGACACACGCACGTTCCACTCTAGACCTGCGACTTGCGCGGAATGTGTGAGATTAGAAGAACCGACGTAGGCTGTGGACACACCTCCACTCCGCTGAAACAGCCACGCTTTCGCGTGCAGGCGAGTCGATTTTGTATCGTACGAGACCCGGACCTTCGCACCGAGGGACTCGAGCTTCTCGAGGGCCTCTTTCTCGGTGGAACCGGTGTACGTTGTGGTGAGGATCCTCAGGTCTCGTCCTTGCGCGCAGTGCTTTCGAAAGGCTTCGAGAAATGGCTGAATGCCACTTCGGCGAACGAATGCCATGACGACGTCGATGCGCTGCGCGGTGGAGATCTCAGTCTTGATCTGATGACCGACACGCGGCTCTCCCGGCGCGTTCGTGAGCAGGGTCGTGTCGAGCAAAGGGATTAGGGGGCTTTCGACCTGCTCTAGGGAACCGTTGGGGAGCTTCGCAACGAGAGCCCGTAGCACGCTTCCTTCGGCCACGGGCTTCCCGGGTCGAATCTCATCGCGATCTAGCTCCTTTGCGATTGTCTCGATGAGGCCTCGCGCGAGGGCAATGCCCCGCGCAACCCGTTCTTTCTCAGGGAGTCCATCTACGCTCCGCTCCACGAGTCGTGCGAAATGAAACGCGAGGCGATCTCCAACGTCGGCCGCCCGCAAGGGTTCTCGAATAGGGGTAAGTGCGGCATCGAGTTCTTCGAGTTCGGAGAGGAGCCCATCATCGATCAGCTGCTCAAAGACTCCGCGCTCTAACCTGCTCATCCGCCCAGGCTATACGCGATGCAGGCCGAAGTCGAGATGGCAGGTGTGGGCTAGCGGGCACCCAACCTCCGAAAGATCACTGTTACTGGCGGGAATAGGCTGGTGTGCTTACAGATTCGCATCGGATCCACGACGCGGGAGTTCGCTAGAACTCGCGCGCGACTGACTGCGCGAGCGGAATCCCACCCTTTTTGCAGCCCGCGTCGATCCAGGGTGGGCATAGCGTATGAAAATCTGACCTGATCTCCCTTCGAGTTTCGCGATTCCGCAAAGAGGAGTTTCAGGAGATCAAGTCAAGTTCTTCTCGGTTGGACCCTTGATGCTCGTGGCACCGCTGTGTTTACGAGAGGTGAACCAGAAGCTGAAAATCGGCTGATTCGGAATGAACTATGGGAGCGGTAGAGAGGGTGATCTGAAGACCCCACCGAGATCTGGCTCTCGGTGCCAACGGATGAACTCCGAAGCCAGCTCCGACTCTCCAACAAGGGGTGAGCGAATTGGTTGGCCGTGATGGGCTCGGATGCGGTCGGTCGTTTCATCTGTACCGGTAAACTCTGCAGAAACCAGCACGCGGCGGTCGTCGGTCAGACTCCAGGCCCCGGCGTCAAGTAGCTTGTGCAGCGTGGGTTCCAATGCAATTCCGTTGCGGACAATGTCGGGACCATCGTAGGCGTGCCATTGTACGTGAGCGGCCTCGCATCCAAAGTAGCTTCCGCTGAGTGCTGCTCGGAATCCGGTTACCGCACAACGATACTCATACGCCCGAAGGACTGATTCCCTGAAACGAGGGTCTCGGAGACGGCGCTTGTTCGTTCCCGATGGCCGCTCACCAACGTGAGTTGTTGATTCGAACTGGAGTTCTACCGCGGCAAGGATGTCGTCGTGAACTGATCGAGGAAAGTGCCTCTCGAGGAGCAACTCAACGGTTTCTTGGGCGAGCGCTGGATCCGCTAATAGTTGATCGGCCACGTCATCGGGAAGGTGTCCCGAAGAAGCACGTAGTGCAGCCATGGTTGGGAATCCGCTCGCCTGTCTTTCCATGGATGATGCGTCGTCCACTTCCCAGAGTCCGTCGCTAGACAGGTGCCAATAGGGGAGTTCGGGTTGATGTCTTCCGGAAACCGGTGGTGCAAAGGCCGCCAACAACGGTCTTAGAACAGTTTCGACTCTCGCGAATTCCAGCCGACGCCGACCCTGGAGCAGTTCGGAGATGGCGAGGAGCAACAGGAGTGGCTTGTGCGGAGCGCGACGCTCACCTCTCCGATACGTCCGCAGACGGTCAATCTTCCTGAGGATATCGGCGGTGTAGTAGCTCATCTTGCTGCAAGAGGCGTCAACGGGGGGGCTGTTCCTGTTGGTTCGTCGCTGAGCCACCCGCGGACGCCGCGAGGCTGGAAGCTGACAGGCTACTGGATTCCGAGTCTCGTCGGCACCTCACCTCACGGGAAGAGAGGAGCCACGATGGGCTCTTTCCTTCCGGTCAGTTCCCGGCCCACTCCCACACTAAATCCATCACACCGTCTCCAAAGCCACTCAAGCTACCCCCCCGCCCCGCAACACTCCGCACTGGCTCAAACCCCAGCCCCCACTGCTCTCGTCCATATCGAGCCCGCGTCGTACCTCAAGCATCACCGAGCGCAACCAAGGATCCTTGCTCCTTTGCTGCAGCGGCACGTAGCTGCCCGTGAACGGCGTATTCTCGCACACCCTCCACGCAAGAAGCCCGCTACGCACGTGCTCCCGGCGCCATGTAGAACCACATCGGGAAGGGCGCCTGCGCTTCCTTCATTGCGCGGCGCGCCCCCAGGATGGCTTTTCCCGCCTCGGTCTCGTCGTAGAACCAGCGCTCGCTGGCCCAGGCCCCCGGCGGGCCGTCCGCGAGTTCGACGGCGAGTTCTTCGTAGTAGGCGCGGATGTCTTGCACGACGGCCATCGGCAGCGACGGCAGGCCGGCTTCTGTCCACGGGGTTCCCTCGGCGATGCGTACGAAGCCGCCGACGGCTTCCGGGATTTCGTCGGGGCCGATGACGCGCCCGACCGAGGTGCGGCCGCTTGCGGCGAGCGCGCGATCGTAGGCGGAGCGCAGACCCTGGGCTTCGTCCACGGCGGCGGGCAGGTTCGGGTCGTAACGCGGAGGTAGAGTGCAGGCGAGCGGTGCTTCGTCCGCGCTTTCGATGGTGTCCGGGAAGTCCTCCAGCACCGGTCCGGTCGGTCGTTCGAGTAGCGCGAAGGCGTCGGCCAGGACGCGGTGCTGGTACTCGGCATCCTGCGGCTTGCCCAGCGGGCGGCCGAGTGGGAATTCGCAGTGCAGGGCGCGCGGCGGCTTCATCTTCTCTGCGACGGGTCGGATTGCGGATAGCACGACGGTGGCGAGACCGGCGGCTTCAAAGACGTGCGCGAGCGTACTCACGGTACGCGGGCACAGCGGTCAGACGGGTGTCAGCAGAACGATGTCCACACCCTCGTCGAGCATCTTGCGCGCGCATTGCGGTCCGGTGTCGTGGCGCAGCTCGGAGAGTGTGTCGGGCTGGTTGCCGGCGAAGGCGTAGTGGTGTTTCGCGACGCTGCCGATCAGCCCGCGTTCGGCCAGCTCGTGCAGGCGGTCGACCGGGTACACGACGTTGATGTCGCTCGCGAAGCCGGAGCGGTCGAAGTTCGGGCTCAGGTGTCCGAGCTTCAGGTCGCGGGCCTCGTCCGGGATCGTCTCGAAGTGGAAGTCGTCGGACTGCCAGGGGTCACCCCCTTCGCGTACGAGCGCGGCGCTCGTGACGATGGCGACCTTGGCGTCGCGCAGAGCGGGCGGCTTGGTGAATGCGGGCTCTGGAAACTCGGGCATCGGCGTGCTGGCCGCATGCTGGCGCATGGCAGCGTCGTTATCGGTCATGCTTTCCTCCAGTCGACGAGTGAGGCACCAGCATACTCGATCCGGAGTCGGGAGTGCAGCGCGTTCACGAGACGGCGATTGTCCGGGCCCTGTTGGCCGGTGAACCGGCCGACTCGCGGCGTTTCTCATCGGTCGCCAAGCCCGACCCACGGCCGCGTCCTGACGCTATGCTATCGACATGGCGGATAGCGCACGCGAGATCGAGAACCTTCTCTACACGTACGCCGAGCGGATCGACGCGGGCGATTTTTCCGGAGTGGCCGAGTTATTCCGGCACGGGCGGGTCGTTGCCTGGGCGAGCGCGGAACAGAAGGCGACTTTTGAAGGCAGCGAGCAGGTCCTGGGCATGTACCAGACCGCGACGCGTCTCTACGACGACGGCACACCGCGCACCCGGCACGTGACGACCAACGCAATCGTGAAAGCCGATGACGAGTCGGGCACCGGCGAGTCCCGAAGCTATTACACGGTCCTTCAGCAGACTGACGCGCTCGCCCTACAGCCGATCATCTGCGGTCACTACCACGATCGCTTCCGCAAGATCGACGGCCGCTGGTGGTTCGCGAGCCGCGACATATTCGTCGATCTATTCGGCGATCTCAGCCAGCATATGCTGTACGACCTGGGCTAACGGATTTCGAGGTTGCCGTCCGTCACTCAGCGCCCGACGCAATGTCCAGATCCGCCGCGCTGTGGCGCTCGGGTACGCGCTCTTCTTCGGGGCCCCAGGCCTTGTTGACGCGTCGGCCGCGTTGGACCGCGGGTCGTTCCTGAATCTCGCTCGCCCAGCGCATCACGTTCGTATACGACTTGGCCTCGAGGAATTCCTCGGCCTCGTAGATGTTGTTGAGCACGACGCTTCCGTACCAGGGATAGGTGGCCATGTCGGCGATCGTGTATTCGTCTCCGCCCAGGAATTTTCGCTCGGCCAGGTTGCGGTCGAGCACGTCGAGCTGGCGTTTCACTTCCATCGCGAAGCGATTGATGGGGTATTCGAACTTCTCGGGCGCGTAGGCGTAGAAGTGGCCGAAGCCGCCGCCCAGGTACGGGGCGCTGCCCATCTGCCAGAACAACCACGACATGCACTCTGCCCGCGCGGACGGTTCCTCGGGCAGAAACGCGCCGAACTTCTCGGCCAGGTAGACCAGAATCGCTCCGGACTCGAAGACGCGGGTCGGCGGCGACGTGCTGTGGTCGACCAGGGCCGGAATCTTGGAGTTGGGATTGGCCGCGACGAAGCCACTTCCGAACTGATTGCCCTCACCAATGTTGATGAGATAGGCGTCGTACTCGGCACCCTTCTTGCCGATCGCCAGTAGTTCCTCCAGGAGCACCGTCACCTTCACGCCGTTGGGCGTGGCAAGCGAATAGAGTTGCAGTGGGTTTTCCCCGACGGGCAGCTCCTTTTCGTGGGTGGCTCCGGCGATCGGGCGATTGATGCTGGCAAAACGCCCGCCACTCTCGGCGTCCCATTTCCAGACTTTCGGCGGCGTGTACGAAGAGGAGTCGGTCACAGGGGGTCCTTTCCAACTCTTGAGCGAGTCGTCATATACTCCCACCATAAGACAGTCGGTCGGCAGTTTTCAAAGGACGCACGCGTGATCAAGAAAATCCTGGTGGGCTCTCTGGTTTTGATTCTGGTCGCCCTGGCCGTTGGCTGGCTCACCGTTGGACGATCGCTCTACGCCATCCGCAACGCGACTTCGATCCAGACCGCTCCCGCAGACTACGATCTGCAGGATGACAGTCGGGTGCAGATCCCAGCGCCGCAGCCACAGGTGGCCTTGCCCCGCAATCCGTTCAAGAACGTCTACTGGGGCGATCTGCACGTCCACACCGAGGCGAGCTTTGACGCGACTCTGTTTGGCACCACCCTGACGGTTGAGGACGCCTACCGCTTCGCCAAAGGCGAGCAGATGCGCAGTGCCGGCGGGGAACTCATGCAGTTGTCTCGACCGCTGGACTTCGTCGCGATCACGGACCACGCCGAGAGCTTCGGCACGACCACGCGCTGTGACGACGACGACGGCCTGTCCTTCATCGAGAAGCTGAACTGTTGGATGATGACGACGCCCAATCCGTTGACGTTCATGTTGATTCGAGCGCGCGCATTGGGGGGAGATGACGGGCAGGAGTCAGACAAGACGCTACCGGCCGGCGTGTACCAGAATAAGTCTCGCAACCATCCGACCACCTCGAATCTGCCGATCTGTACGCGCGGCCAGGGTGGAGTGGCTCGATGCTATCGCGACAGCAACTCGGACTGGGCTCGCTATATCGAACTCGCCGATCGCCACAATGAGCCGGGCGTCCTGACGACCTTTGCCGCTTACGAGTATTCGCCCGTTTTGCCGGAGGCCGGGAAACACCACCGCAATGTCATCTTCAATGGTGATGATTTGCCCGATCACGCCATCTCCTTTCTCAATGTCGGTAGCGCCATCGAACTCTGGCGAGGTCTCGAAGAGGACTGCGTCGCCCCGTGTGATTTCCTGACCATCCCGCATAACATGAACAAGGGTTGGGGGTTGTTCTACAGCCGTCACACCTGGGACGGTGGAACTTACGACGAACAGGCCTGGCGCCTGCGCAAGCGACGGGAACCCCTGGCGGAGATGTATCAGGTCAAGGGTTCTTCGGAGTGCGCGCTGGGCGTGGGCGCGACCGACGAGGAATGCGCCTTCAGCCAGATCCTGCAACCGTGTGAACCGGGCCAGACGACGGGCTGCGCATTCCAGACCAGCTTCATCCGACAGGGACTGAAGATCGGCCTCCAAATGGACCGGGAACTCGGCTTCAATCCTTTTGCATTCGGCCTGATTGCGGCGACCGATACCCACAACGCGGCTCCTGGTGATGTGGAGGAGTGGGATTTTACCGGCAAGGCCGGGGCGATGACCTCTCCGGCCATTCGGCGCTTTCGCCAGGTCCGGAAACTCAAGCCCTATCAGACGCCGCTGCAGTTCCATACCTCCGGTGGCATCGCCGCTGTGTGGGCACAAGAGAACTCCCGGGACGCGATCTTCGAGGGGATGAAACGACGAGAGGCGTACGCCACATCGGGACCGCGCATCACGCTGCGCTTCTTTGCCGGATGGGGTTTCGACGAAAGCATCGTCGACGATCACGGCGCAATCGCCACAGCGACCCTGGGCGGCGTGCCGATGGGCGGGGTCCTCTATCCGGAAGACGATTGGAATGACAGCCCGACCTTCTTCGCCTGGGTGGGAGCCGATCTGATGAGCGCTCCGCTCCAGCGAGTCCAGGTGGTCAAAGGATGGATCGACGCCGACGGATCGACACACGAAAAAGTCTGGGACGTCGCCTGTTCAGACGGTCTGGAGGTCGACCCGACCACCCAGCGCTGCCCGGACAACGGCGCGTCCGTCGATCTGACGACCTGCCAGACGCTAGGCGATAAAGGTGCGGGCGAGCTGATTGCGGCCTGGAAGGACCCCGAGTTCGATCCTGACCAGGGCGCTTTCTACTACGTGCGAGCCCTGCAGAATCCGACCTGTCGCTGGTCTACCTACGACGCGATCCGCCTGGGCATGCCCCCCGATCCGCGCGTGCCCGCCAGTATTCGAGAACGCGTCTGGTCCTCCCCGATCTGGATCGATCCAAGAGGATAGGGCGGCCCGCTCGGGCGTTTCTCATGAACAAGTCGCAAATCCTCTCCGGCGATCTACTGGAATTCCTGAAAGCCGAGTTTCGGCTCGACTGGCGCGGGATTCACGGGGTGTCTCACTGGGCTCGGGTCCGCTACAACGGACTTGTGTTGGCTCGATTGCTGGGAGCCAACGCCCGGGTCGTGGAGTTGTTCGCATTCCTCCACGACCTGCGTCGTGAAAACGACAGTCGCGATCCCGAACACGGTGCGCGTGCCGCGGATCTGGTTCGGGAGATCAACGGTCGCTTCTTCGCGCTCGAACCGGCTGAGCTCAGGCTTCTGGAAATCGCCTGTCGCGAGCATACCAACGGACATCGGCGGGCCGACGTCAGCGTTCAGGTCTGTTGGGACTCCGATCGCCTGGATCTGGGTCGCGTCGGGATCCGACCGCATCCCGATCGACTCTGCACCGCTCCCGCGAAAACACCGGAAGTTCTGAAGGCCGCCTACGCGCGTAGTCTGCGCCGGCCCCGGCGCTGATCTCCGTCCCGGGCTCAGTGCATCTGCTTGCGAAGCGTCTCCCGGGTTTCGCGACACTCTTCCACGCGCTCTTCTATCTCCGCATCGTCCCGTAGGATTTCCGGATGTGCGGCCAGCAAATGTTCCAGGTGCATCAGCGAACGGCCATCATCGGGAGCGACTTCCGCGGCCACCAGGTAGGCCAGTGCCGCGTCCGCCCAGCGGCCCAGTCCTTCGAAGGCAACGCCCCAGTTCTTTGCCGCGTTGTGGCGCGAGGGGTCGTATTCGATCGCGGCCTGACAGTGCTCCAGGGCTTCGCCGTGTTCGCCCAGCTGGTTCAGGCAAAAGCCCAGGTTGTTGAGCAGCCAGTAGTGCACGTCATCGCCGTCGCTGTCCTGGTCGCAGCCGAGCCGGTAGAAATGAGCGGCGGCTTCGTAGTCACGCGCGTGCTCCATCACGCGTCCCAGCGTCAGCAACAGGCGTGCGCGCATGAGTTCCGTCTCGGCCAGATCCAGTGCCCTTTCCAGATGGGGTACGGATTCGAGCGCTCGTCCGGTCCTGCAGTACAACGCACTGAGGTCTTCGACCACGTCCGCGATTCGGAAAGATGACTTCACCAGGAAGCTGAGCAGCCTCGCTTCCTCTTTGTCGTCGGCTTCGCTGCGCACGGAAATGTATTCGGGCTGGGGGACACGGCTGACGCGACGTTGCTTCAAGGACGGACTCCTTACTGGTCTGGGGTCTGAGATGGGGTCGGGGATGAGAAGTGGAGGAGGGCGGATCGTATCAAGAGTGAGGACGATCCGGGGAACGGGTTTCGTTGTTTCATACTTAGAGTCTTTCGAGGGGCGTTTGTTCGATTTGCATCGGCTCAATCGGGCCTTTCGCGCGACGGTCTGAGTTTCGAAGCGCGGCTGCAGGTGCTGGGCAAGAGCTACTTTCGGGTGATTGCGCACGGCGGATTCGTCTACGCGCTGGCCATGCCGGGGCAGGTGTACCGCTCGCGGGACGGGCGGGTCGATTTCGAGAAGGGTCGGCTGCTCTTCAATCCGCATATGCGTCATAGCGCTCTGAAAAAACGCGGCGCCACACTGCACGTCTTCTGGACGCAGGTCGGCGAGGCACCCGAGCGCATCCTGTGTTCGACAATCGACCTCTCTGCTCCCTGGCAGGATTGGGCCCAGTCCGAGCCGATCGAGGTATTGCGCCCCGAACGCGCCTGGGAGGGCGCCGACGCAGCACTCGAGCCGTCGAGGCGCGGCGTGGCGCCCGGCCACGTGAACCAGTTGCGCGACCCGGCGATCTTCGAAGAGAACGGGCGGACCTATCTGCTCTACGCCGTCGCCGGGGAAAGCGGCATCGCCATCGCAGAACTCCACGACGCGTAAGCCGCGCACGATTGAAAACCGCCTCGCTCAGACCCGGGCGGATCGATACCATGGTTCCATGCAGCGCATGCCGACTCTGGTTCTATTCGGGGCGGCCCTCGTAGGGGTGTTCTTCATGTGGAGCCGAATCATCGATCGTATGATTTTCCAGCCCACGCCCGGGGTGGATCTGCGACCGGAGCAGGTGGGCCTGGTCGGCGAAGACGTCTTTCTCGAAACCGAAGATGGCGTGCGGATCCACGCGTTCTGGTTGCCCGCGCAGGGGGCGACGCGTGCGCTGCTATTCCTGCACGGCAACGCCGGCAACGCTTCGCATCGCCTGCCCAATGCAGCCGAACTCGTCGCCCTGGGAACCAGTGTGTTGCTGCTCGACTACCGCGGATACGGACTCAGCGAAGGGACTCCGCGAGAGGCCGGTGTGTATGCCGACGCGCGGGCCGCGCTCGCCTATCTGATGGATGAGCTCGGCTTTCCGGAGAATCGCATCGCGGTGTTTGGGCGCTCGCTCGGAGGGGCCGTGGCGGTCGACCTCGTACAGGAGCGCGGAATTGCCGGTCTGATCCTGGAGAGCACCTTCACTTCGGTGTCGGGCATGACCCGCTCGATGTTGCCGCCCGCCGCGCCCTTCCTGAATGGCCGATTCGACTCCGAGAGCAAGATCTCGAAACTGCGGGCTCCGCTGCTCTTCTTTCACGGAGACCGCGATGAGATCGTTCCCTATGTGCTCGGACAGAAGCTCTTCGAAGCCGCGCCCGAACCCAAAGCTTTCGAAACGATCGTGGGAGCGGGGCATAACGACACGACGCTCGTCGGGGGTCGGTCCTATTTCGAGCGCATCCGTCGCTTTCTGGACCAGGTGGCGCCGGGCTGAGCCTCCGCCCGCACCCCAACGCCTTCCCGGATCTGGATTTCAGTCGACAAAGGCCCAGAGCAGGCCGCGACTGTGCCGATCGAGTTCGTCGGGCTCCCTTACCAGGAAAAGATCGCCCGCTACGTCGCGAATCAAGAGTCCTCCTCCGGGTATGGGCAGGGGCCAGTCATCCCTGCGTGTTTGGAAGCGACGCTCGCCCTGTCGGGTTTGCACCTTCCACGTGCGGATCTCCACTTCTTCTTCGCATTCGTCGACCCGGAGGATCTCCAGCACGAAACCGGCCTCGACCAGCGCAAGCTCGAGGGCTTCGCGCGAGCCGGAGTCGAGCTTCGAGGGATCGGAAACCAGTGCGAACTCGTCTTCTTCTTCGTCGCGTAGCGATATCTGCGTGCCCGGATCGGACCACGGAAAGCAGCGACACACCCACACCGGTCGGGTCTGTTCGCCCTTCGTCGCCCAGAGCTGACCGTCGACCCGCCGCTGCAGATGCAGCGACGGGTGGGTGGCAAGCCGGTGATCGGCCTTCTTCACTTTTTCCGGAGTCCGGGTCTCGGTTCGTCTTTCGAGATTCATGGGTTCTTCCTTTGAAGTTCAGGCGCCGTGCGCCAGTTCGCGCTGCATGTCGTGCAGGCGCTTGTAGGTGGAGCTGGGGTCGGCCAGTAGTTCCTGATGCGTGCCGCGCTCGCTGATCCGGCCCTTTTCGATCACGAACAAGCGGTCGGCGCGGCGCAACGTCGACAGGCGATGCGCGATCGCGATCACCGTGCGGCCGGCGGTCAGTCGGTCGAGGGCTTCCTGGATGTTGCGCTCGGTTTCGGTATCGACGCTGCTGGTGGCCTCGTCGAGGATCAGGATTCGCGGGTCGGACAGGATCGCGCGCGCGATCGAAACCCGCTGGCGCTCGCCGCCGCTGAGTGTGTGGCCGCGCTCACCCACGATCGTGTCGTAGCCGTGCTCGAGTTTGCAGATGAAGTCGTGGGCGTTGGCCGCGCGCCCGGCTCGCACCACCTCCTCGGTCGTGGCGTCCGCGGCGCCGTAGCGGATGTTTTCGAGGACTGAGCCGTGGA contains:
- a CDS encoding DUF1854 domain-containing protein, producing the protein MNLERRTETRTPEKVKKADHRLATHPSLHLQRRVDGQLWATKGEQTRPVWVCRCFPWSDPGTQISLRDEEEDEFALVSDPSKLDSGSREALELALVEAGFVLEILRVDECEEEVEIRTWKVQTRQGERRFQTRRDDWPLPIPGGGLLIRDVAGDLFLVREPDELDRHSRGLLWAFVD
- a CDS encoding alpha/beta hydrolase, producing the protein MQRMPTLVLFGAALVGVFFMWSRIIDRMIFQPTPGVDLRPEQVGLVGEDVFLETEDGVRIHAFWLPAQGATRALLFLHGNAGNASHRLPNAAELVALGTSVLLLDYRGYGLSEGTPREAGVYADARAALAYLMDELGFPENRIAVFGRSLGGAVAVDLVQERGIAGLILESTFTSVSGMTRSMLPPAAPFLNGRFDSESKISKLRAPLLFFHGDRDEIVPYVLGQKLFEAAPEPKAFETIVGAGHNDTTLVGGRSYFERIRRFLDQVAPG